Proteins from one Sander lucioperca isolate FBNREF2018 chromosome 16, SLUC_FBN_1.2, whole genome shotgun sequence genomic window:
- the sem1 gene encoding 26S proteasome complex subunit SEM1 gives MSDKKQTVDLGLLEEDDEFEEFPAEDWTGLDEDEDAHVWEDNWDDDNVEDDFSNQLRAELEKHGYKMETS, from the exons ATGTCAGACAAGAAACAGACAGTGGACCTTGGCTTACTGGAGGAGGATGATGAATTTGAAGAATTCCCAGCCGAAG ATTGGACGGGGCTGGATGAAGATGAAGACGCTCATGTTTGGGAAGACAACTGGGATGATGACAACGTAGAGGATGATTTCTCAAATCAACTGAG AGCTGAGCTGGAAAAACATGGTTACAAGATGGAGACGTCTTAG